In one window of Candidatus Scalindua sp. DNA:
- a CDS encoding histidinol-phosphate aminotransferase family protein has translation MKHKKVSIKSVLRDDVSFSPPFTVSDLPHKAKLDQNEAPFDLPEDVKEILLGKLKECEWNRYPQPLMYTEVKVAFAKTIGFPPENIVLTIGCDQLIQGAYLISGGHDRKALVFEPTYPMFSHAAKFNQTKVTRVQLAADEVLTKNHISRSNHHLIFIVAPNNPTGTMPGEGMIEAALSKDSLVFVDEAYVDFSKRTWAHLMNEHPNLFIARTLSKSCMAGVRLGYGIGHPGIINALETVLTAPYHLSYFQLVIAKHFNLIQPYLKDLSGCIVSERKRVEDTFSERGVSFVPSQANFILFRANDPSAVFQQLAEAGVRIRSLHTIPGLAGYVRVTIGKREENDLFLEKLATCNDRV, from the coding sequence ATGAAACACAAGAAAGTTAGTATAAAATCCGTGTTAAGAGACGACGTCTCTTTCTCTCCACCTTTTACGGTTTCTGATCTTCCTCATAAGGCGAAACTGGATCAGAACGAAGCGCCATTCGATCTCCCGGAGGATGTCAAGGAAATCTTGCTGGGCAAGTTAAAGGAGTGTGAGTGGAATCGCTATCCGCAGCCACTGATGTACACCGAAGTCAAAGTGGCCTTTGCCAAAACAATTGGATTCCCTCCGGAAAATATAGTCCTAACTATTGGTTGTGATCAGCTCATTCAGGGTGCGTATCTTATTTCAGGGGGGCATGATCGGAAGGCCCTGGTTTTTGAGCCTACCTATCCAATGTTTTCCCATGCGGCCAAATTCAATCAGACAAAGGTTACCAGAGTCCAGCTTGCCGCTGATGAGGTGCTAACCAAAAACCATATCAGCAGGTCAAACCATCATCTGATTTTTATTGTTGCCCCGAACAACCCGACAGGCACCATGCCGGGGGAGGGTATGATTGAAGCCGCTCTTTCGAAAGACTCCCTGGTGTTTGTGGACGAGGCATATGTCGATTTCTCCAAAAGGACATGGGCACACCTCATGAATGAGCACCCTAACCTCTTCATTGCCCGCACACTCTCAAAGTCCTGCATGGCGGGAGTCCGCCTGGGTTATGGAATTGGTCATCCCGGCATCATTAATGCGTTGGAAACAGTGTTGACGGCTCCCTACCATTTGAGCTATTTTCAACTGGTAATTGCAAAACATTTCAACCTTATTCAGCCATATCTAAAAGATCTTTCAGGGTGTATTGTCTCTGAGAGAAAACGTGTGGAAGATACATTCAGTGAGAGGGGAGTCTCCTTTGTACCTTCCCAAGCCAACTTTATCCTCTTTCGGGCAAATGACCCATCAGCGGTTTTTCAACAGTTGGCAGAAGCGGGAGTACGTATTCGCAGCCTCCATACCATTCCCGGTCTAGCAGGGTATGTACGGGTGACGATTGGAAAAAGGGAGGAGAACGACCTGTTCCTTGAAAAACTAGCTACCTGTAATGATCGCGTCTGA
- a CDS encoding sulfurtransferase TusA family protein has product MSGNEGNEKIDLRGVLCPINFVKTKLKLEMMESDQILEVTLDDGEPMRNVPRSIKEDGHKIVKVEPFEDGFKIHIKKS; this is encoded by the coding sequence ATGAGTGGAAATGAAGGAAATGAAAAAATTGATTTGAGGGGTGTTCTCTGTCCGATTAATTTTGTTAAAACAAAGTTGAAGCTCGAGATGATGGAAAGTGACCAGATTCTGGAGGTAACGCTGGATGACGGAGAGCCTATGCGCAATGTTCCGCGGAGTATCAAGGAAGATGGACATAAGATCGTGAAGGTTGAGCCGTTCGAGGATGGATTTAAGATCCACATAAAAAAAAGTTAA
- a CDS encoding DUF2442 domain-containing protein, protein MIFDDQVITIISAEYIGEYKIKLSFNNNTIQLVDFFPFLNSSLNPLIRKYLDKQEFKKFKTDNGDLEWNDYDLCFPIAHLYENNIKS, encoded by the coding sequence ATGATTTTTGATGACCAGGTTATTACAATCATTTCTGCTGAATACATTGGAGAATATAAGATTAAATTATCATTTAATAATAACACGATTCAATTAGTAGATTTCTTTCCATTCTTAAATAGTTCATTAAATCCTTTAATAAGAAAATATTTAGACAAACAGGAATTTAAAAAATTTAAAACTGATAATGGTGATTTAGAGTGGAATGACTATGATCTTTGCTTCCCAATTGCGCATTTGTATGAAAATAATATAAAATCATAA
- a CDS encoding 4Fe-4S binding protein translates to MTESTDGKRVNLKELKSGGFIKQTQKDLFTVRLRVPGGRLDIDKMAKIAEVAKKYSRMGYCHLSFRQSVEIIGVHIDDFDAIVKDLAEFGQEVASCGPRVRVPTACGGCEYNPNGIMDAQKKALEVDRELFGTECHHKFKTSFSGCPIDCARTKGMDLGFQGVVTPQWEEDPCTKCTLCAKACLEGAIVDDEDGTPVFYSEKCVQCGDCIKVCPTDAWTAKRKGWIVRAGGRHGRHPREADEIVKFLPDEKVTDFISKTIEWYNSNGKRGERIGKTIDRVGLKEFKDEVTRDFAGE, encoded by the coding sequence ATGACTGAGAGTACAGATGGGAAAAGAGTTAACTTGAAAGAATTAAAATCCGGCGGATTTATAAAACAGACCCAGAAGGACCTTTTTACGGTCCGGTTGCGAGTGCCTGGCGGCAGGCTTGACATAGATAAAATGGCAAAGATTGCTGAAGTTGCCAAGAAGTATAGCAGAATGGGATATTGTCATCTGAGTTTCAGGCAATCTGTTGAGATTATTGGCGTACATATCGATGATTTTGACGCTATAGTAAAGGATCTGGCTGAATTCGGGCAGGAGGTTGCTTCTTGCGGCCCTCGTGTCCGGGTACCGACTGCATGTGGTGGTTGTGAGTATAATCCAAACGGGATTATGGATGCCCAGAAAAAAGCGCTGGAAGTAGATAGAGAGCTTTTTGGTACTGAGTGTCATCATAAATTCAAGACTTCATTTTCGGGTTGTCCGATTGATTGTGCCCGGACAAAAGGAATGGATCTGGGGTTTCAGGGAGTGGTAACGCCACAATGGGAGGAAGATCCCTGTACAAAATGTACCTTGTGTGCAAAGGCTTGTCTCGAAGGTGCCATTGTTGACGATGAGGATGGTACGCCTGTTTTTTACAGCGAGAAGTGTGTGCAGTGCGGGGATTGCATTAAGGTGTGCCCAACCGATGCATGGACAGCAAAACGGAAGGGTTGGATCGTCCGTGCAGGTGGAAGGCATGGAAGACATCCCAGGGAAGCAGACGAGATTGTGAAATTTTTACCTGATGAAAAGGTCACAGATTTTATCAGTAAAACCATTGAATGGTATAATAGCAATGGGAAGAGAGGCGAAAGAATAGGAAAGACGATTGATCGTGTGGGACTTAAAGAATTTAAGGATGAGGTTACCCGGGACTTTGCTGGTGAATAG
- a CDS encoding DUF4160 domain-containing protein: MPKIYVYCGIVIIFYSNDHEPVHVHGKYQGKESKADLIIKEGKVESVIIKSVKGRAHCLQIF; this comes from the coding sequence ATGCCTAAAATATACGTATATTGCGGGATAGTCATAATATTCTATAGCAATGATCATGAACCGGTTCACGTCCATGGCAAATATCAAGGGAAAGAGTCTAAGGCAGACTTAATAATTAAAGAGGGAAAAGTAGAAAGTGTTATTATTAAGTCTGTAAAAGGACGGGCCCATTGCCTGCAAATATTTTAA
- a CDS encoding DUF4070 domain-containing protein, which translates to MNVLLLYPEFPDTFWSFKHALKFTRKKASFPPLGLLTVAAMLPSGWSKRLIDTNVSKLMDQDLAWADYVFIGSMVIQRTSALQLIERCKKAGVKVVAGGPLFTSEYTQFEDVDHFVLNEAELTLPGFLEDLHNGCPKRVYTTKLFPDIRETPAPQWDLIDMKRYASMSIQYSRGCPYQCEFCDVTALFGQRTRTKNVEQIIGELNSFYELGWRGPVFFVDDNLIGNKRALKKELLPALIKWQAEHVSLPFHTEVSINLADDEPLMKMMSDAGFDAVFVGIETPDVDSLVECGKKQNNNRELVADVQRIQRAGLQVQAGFIVGFDSDTPSIFQRQIDFIQKSGVVMAMIGLLQAPYGTKLYDRLKKEGRLLGRMSGDNVDGTTNIIPNNMDADTCKNGYKAILKYIYSPENYYRRVKTFLREYKAPKIKVKVDRDHILALVRSVFHLGIMGKERFQFWNLLLWTCIHHRELFPLSVKLAIYGYHFRKVSELHVM; encoded by the coding sequence ATGAACGTATTATTATTGTACCCGGAATTTCCCGATACATTTTGGAGTTTCAAGCACGCTCTCAAGTTTACGCGGAAAAAAGCATCCTTCCCTCCATTAGGCCTGTTGACAGTTGCGGCAATGCTGCCATCAGGCTGGTCAAAACGCCTTATTGATACCAACGTATCAAAGCTTATGGATCAAGATCTTGCATGGGCTGATTATGTTTTTATTGGCAGCATGGTTATACAGCGGACTTCGGCTCTCCAGTTAATTGAAAGGTGTAAGAAGGCAGGGGTCAAAGTAGTTGCCGGAGGACCGTTATTTACAAGTGAATATACTCAATTTGAGGATGTTGATCATTTTGTCCTCAATGAGGCGGAACTGACTCTTCCGGGTTTCCTGGAAGATTTGCATAATGGTTGTCCTAAACGGGTGTATACTACTAAGCTGTTTCCTGATATCCGTGAAACTCCAGCGCCTCAATGGGATTTGATTGATATGAAACGGTACGCCTCAATGAGTATACAGTATTCACGGGGCTGCCCGTACCAATGTGAATTTTGCGACGTAACGGCTCTTTTCGGACAGCGTACGCGCACGAAAAATGTTGAACAGATTATCGGTGAGTTGAATAGTTTTTATGAGCTGGGTTGGCGTGGCCCTGTTTTTTTTGTTGATGATAATCTCATCGGAAACAAAAGGGCTCTCAAGAAGGAACTGCTGCCTGCATTGATTAAGTGGCAGGCGGAACATGTCTCTTTGCCATTTCATACAGAGGTCTCTATCAATCTGGCCGATGATGAACCGTTGATGAAGATGATGTCTGATGCGGGTTTTGACGCGGTCTTTGTCGGCATCGAAACTCCGGATGTTGACAGCTTGGTTGAATGCGGAAAAAAACAGAACAATAATCGCGAACTTGTCGCAGACGTACAACGCATTCAGCGGGCAGGTTTACAGGTACAGGCAGGTTTCATTGTTGGCTTTGACAGTGATACCCCTTCCATATTTCAGCGTCAAATTGATTTTATCCAGAAAAGCGGGGTCGTAATGGCCATGATCGGCCTGCTTCAGGCCCCGTATGGTACAAAACTCTACGACCGTCTTAAAAAAGAAGGGCGTCTGCTTGGGCGGATGTCAGGTGATAACGTTGACGGCACAACGAACATTATCCCTAATAACATGGATGCCGATACCTGTAAAAATGGGTATAAGGCTATTTTGAAATACATTTATTCTCCCGAAAACTACTATCGGCGAGTCAAGACCTTCCTCCGGGAGTACAAAGCGCCAAAGATTAAGGTCAAAGTTGATCGGGATCATATCTTGGCGTTGGTTCGTTCTGTATTTCATCTCGGGATCATGGGGAAGGAACGTTTTCAATTCTGGAATCTCTTGCTGTGGACGTGCATTCATCATCGGGAGCTGTTCCCGCTCTCGGTAAAACTTGCAATTTACGGTTACCATTTTCGCAAGGTGAGCGAACTGCATGTGATGTAG
- a CDS encoding bifunctional precorrin-2 dehydrogenase/sirohydrochlorin ferrochelatase — MARFYPVYLDIRGKRCVIVGGGKVAYRKACSLQDAGADVIVISPDVCSDIVKRNGLTVIKKNYEEGLIDDAFLVIAATDNQEVNRKIAIDAGKRNIQVNVVDCPELCSFTVPSTINRGDLCISISTGGASPALAKNIRSKLEEIFISEYEEYIILLTKMRTLALSEVTDDLKRRKILQRLAENDMLEIVKTRGAKEAETKMRQIIFE, encoded by the coding sequence ATGGCGAGATTTTATCCTGTTTATCTGGATATCAGAGGGAAAAGGTGTGTAATTGTTGGAGGGGGGAAGGTCGCTTATCGTAAGGCGTGCAGTTTACAAGATGCAGGGGCAGACGTAATCGTGATAAGTCCGGATGTCTGTTCAGACATTGTGAAGCGAAACGGGCTCACGGTGATAAAGAAAAATTATGAAGAGGGCCTTATCGATGACGCCTTCCTTGTTATTGCTGCTACAGATAACCAGGAGGTTAACAGAAAAATTGCGATAGATGCAGGGAAGAGAAATATACAGGTAAATGTAGTTGATTGCCCGGAACTGTGCTCATTCACAGTTCCTTCAACCATAAACAGGGGAGATCTTTGCATCAGCATTTCAACCGGCGGGGCAAGCCCTGCTCTTGCCAAAAATATTCGAAGTAAATTAGAGGAAATATTTATCTCAGAGTATGAAGAGTATATAATTTTGTTAACAAAGATGCGTACGTTAGCACTATCAGAGGTTACGGACGACCTGAAACGGAGAAAGATACTCCAACGGCTGGCGGAGAATGATATGCTGGAGATCGTGAAGACCAGGGGGGCAAAAGAAGCAGAAACGAAGATGAGGCAAATTATTTTTGAGTGA
- a CDS encoding 4Fe-4S dicluster domain-containing protein produces the protein MAYKIRLIVQGMLFTLFLVLLIFSDPIAETDRSVNFFLRSSPLSAVAAMVAAREFIIQYWPAAIVLLASLFLGRFFCGWICPLGTTFDATDKLIASQRDKISSKLYDGKRLKFYLLGFLLLSLFISSQMVGWFDPLSIATNAYTIVIHPYCVSILNSLFNYLHDFPFISFVSDGIHGFLKEILFALHAPFFRGHLSFLVLFMVVVFLGLFYKRYWCRNLCPLGALFSLLSDWSLFKRVVGENACDGCNRCNVECKMGAIDETGKKTQDGECILCMKCQDICHTGAVRFTSRQPAEQAQPVDLTRRGFFAACAASIVSAPLLSLNFHKKKGGGNLCIIRPPGAQPENTFLAKCMRCGECMRVCKTNGLHPVILEAGLEGMWTPQLIPRIGYCAYDCVLCTRVCPSGAITKLPKDKKQILAIGKARINRNRCIPWVAYAGLPELEKNWKDVNCGVCEEVCPVPTKAIHFNTYLHENGKEIRRVFVREDVCIGCGFCEKVCPVSGQSAIVVEGIQPQEKITMIERGEDGFLPESIALWHREGSPDIYHGSSKLFEYINGGAEAYLAYSFIRVSTAKYHIKASGKSIKIDIWEFGNSDDAFGVFAMDKAGHDVEIGHKASLFENYLWIWQDKYFVSIEPYTDNITSDDLTFFGASLVKTLPSGDVQEPDILKFIPEEGQRNGSIKFFHEKINLDNIYIADTFMKENILNLSEDTDAAVAEFDSESSSLPYKILIVRYSDKSSASAAYNNLVGLKKSWGEESVSDTENFNTFKDSKGRFSTISSLNVFVLATFLVPTIELSVSSINKIVLKIEAFQK, from the coding sequence TTGGCTTATAAGATAAGGCTCATAGTTCAGGGGATGCTTTTTACTCTATTTCTTGTCCTGCTCATATTTTCCGACCCCATTGCCGAAACAGATAGATCGGTAAACTTTTTTCTTCGGTCAAGCCCTCTTTCAGCAGTCGCGGCAATGGTGGCTGCCAGAGAGTTTATTATTCAGTACTGGCCTGCGGCAATTGTTTTGTTAGCATCTCTCTTCCTCGGCCGATTCTTCTGTGGCTGGATATGCCCTCTCGGTACAACCTTTGACGCCACGGATAAACTGATCGCCTCACAAAGAGATAAAATTTCCTCCAAATTGTATGATGGGAAGAGGCTTAAATTTTATCTCTTAGGCTTTCTTCTCCTCAGTTTATTTATCAGCAGCCAGATGGTTGGGTGGTTCGATCCGCTCAGCATTGCAACAAACGCATATACCATCGTTATTCATCCCTATTGTGTGTCTATATTGAACTCACTCTTCAATTACCTTCATGATTTCCCCTTCATTAGCTTTGTAAGCGATGGAATACACGGCTTTTTAAAGGAGATACTGTTCGCCCTGCATGCTCCCTTTTTCAGGGGACACCTTTCCTTCCTGGTACTCTTTATGGTCGTTGTGTTCCTCGGTCTGTTTTACAAAAGGTATTGGTGCCGAAATCTCTGTCCTTTGGGAGCATTATTTTCTCTGTTATCAGACTGGTCTTTATTCAAGAGGGTGGTAGGGGAAAATGCTTGCGATGGGTGTAATAGATGTAATGTCGAATGCAAGATGGGAGCCATTGATGAGACGGGGAAAAAAACCCAGGATGGTGAATGTATCCTGTGCATGAAATGCCAGGATATATGCCATACGGGAGCAGTCCGGTTTACATCAAGGCAGCCAGCGGAGCAGGCACAGCCTGTTGATTTAACGAGGAGAGGCTTTTTTGCAGCGTGTGCTGCCAGTATCGTTTCAGCACCGCTTTTATCACTGAACTTTCACAAAAAAAAAGGAGGAGGAAATCTCTGCATTATCCGTCCTCCGGGAGCACAACCGGAAAATACCTTTTTAGCAAAATGTATGAGATGCGGTGAATGTATGAGGGTGTGCAAAACAAATGGATTACATCCTGTGATCCTGGAAGCTGGTTTAGAGGGGATGTGGACTCCGCAACTGATTCCGCGTATTGGATATTGTGCGTATGATTGTGTGCTCTGCACGAGAGTTTGCCCTTCCGGAGCGATTACGAAACTTCCAAAAGACAAAAAACAAATATTGGCAATAGGCAAGGCCAGGATAAACAGAAACAGGTGTATCCCATGGGTGGCTTACGCAGGGTTACCGGAACTCGAAAAAAACTGGAAAGACGTCAACTGCGGTGTATGTGAAGAGGTCTGCCCGGTTCCCACAAAAGCGATACATTTTAATACCTACCTCCATGAAAATGGTAAAGAGATCAGGAGGGTATTTGTAAGAGAAGATGTATGTATCGGATGTGGTTTCTGTGAGAAGGTTTGCCCGGTATCCGGTCAATCTGCAATTGTTGTCGAAGGGATACAGCCCCAAGAAAAGATCACAATGATAGAAAGGGGGGAGGATGGATTCCTCCCCGAATCGATTGCCTTGTGGCACAGAGAGGGAAGCCCTGACATATACCATGGCAGCAGTAAGCTCTTTGAATATATTAATGGAGGCGCAGAGGCTTATCTGGCTTACTCATTTATTCGCGTATCTACTGCAAAATATCATATAAAAGCTTCCGGAAAATCCATAAAAATCGATATCTGGGAATTTGGTAATTCTGATGACGCTTTTGGTGTCTTTGCCATGGATAAAGCGGGTCATGATGTGGAGATAGGTCACAAGGCTTCATTATTTGAAAATTACCTGTGGATATGGCAGGATAAGTATTTTGTAAGTATCGAACCATACACGGACAATATTACCTCAGACGATCTGACATTTTTCGGTGCTTCTCTGGTAAAAACTCTTCCGTCCGGTGATGTCCAGGAACCGGATATTTTAAAGTTTATACCTGAAGAGGGGCAGAGAAACGGAAGTATAAAGTTCTTTCATGAAAAGATTAATCTTGATAACATCTATATTGCCGATACATTCATGAAAGAAAACATATTAAATCTGAGCGAAGATACGGATGCTGCTGTCGCGGAGTTTGATTCTGAGAGCAGCAGTTTGCCATATAAAATTCTCATAGTTCGCTATTCTGACAAATCGTCCGCATCAGCAGCATATAATAATCTCGTCGGGCTGAAAAAGTCATGGGGAGAAGAAAGTGTGTCGGATACGGAAAATTTCAATACCTTTAAAGATTCAAAAGGGAGATTTAGCACTATATCCAGTTTAAACGTTTTTGTCCTTGCAACTTTTCTTGTTCCGACAATTGAGTTATCGGTGTCATCCATTAATAAAATTGTTTTAAAAATTGAGGCATTTCAAAAGTAA
- a CDS encoding FAD:protein FMN transferase gives MKKTLSLLFLIAIVSIAARQSVEADYKDDPAESYDIQVFLTPEQALQQTFPDCDSIVYEEIIPTEEEKNRLQKRLKRKIFEDRFTVYIGIRSGVVAGYAIITEEVGKFHPYTFIVSSNPEGEIRHIAVLVYRESRGSEIMNKRFLHQFKGKSLKNRIRINRDIINITGATMSVVTMCTGVKKVLAVIEEYYLDGKRENDVNSLKKVEFKAKRGKIESKLLKKAIMSMGTVFDISAYVSSKSEAEKVFNEVFDEVNRLDNLMSNYKTESDLSEINRKAVSEPVACDDELAYIIEQSIQYGDISNGAFDITIGPLMKKWGFFKEQGKIPDKDELDSVLRSVSYKNIHIEENSKKSLFRGSNIEKVISFKNPHTQVDLGGIGKGYAVDSAMKLLRNNGIRSALINFAGNVYACGSPPGRKSWIIGLQHPRNSKDIIGSFEITDKAVSTSGDYEKFFTINGQRYSHIIDPRTGRPVKGIASVTIIADNATKADALSTGVFVLGLEEGMKLIEKLPDVEGIIVYEDDNETLRVRTSRGMEGVFQESQKVPRSDAIITGS, from the coding sequence ATGAAAAAAACCCTTTCTCTGTTATTTTTAATCGCAATTGTTAGTATTGCTGCCCGGCAGAGCGTAGAGGCGGATTACAAAGACGACCCTGCCGAGAGCTACGATATTCAGGTGTTTCTTACACCGGAACAGGCACTTCAGCAGACATTTCCCGATTGTGACTCTATCGTTTACGAAGAGATTATTCCTACAGAAGAGGAAAAGAACCGGCTTCAAAAGAGACTGAAGCGTAAGATATTTGAGGACCGTTTTACTGTTTACATTGGTATCAGGTCAGGGGTAGTTGCAGGATACGCAATAATTACTGAAGAGGTTGGGAAGTTTCACCCCTATACCTTTATCGTGTCATCAAATCCGGAAGGTGAGATTCGTCATATAGCCGTTCTTGTTTATCGGGAAAGCAGGGGTAGTGAGATCATGAATAAAAGATTTCTCCATCAGTTTAAAGGGAAATCCCTCAAGAATCGAATCCGGATTAACCGGGATATCATTAATATCACCGGGGCAACCATGTCTGTCGTTACCATGTGCACGGGTGTCAAGAAAGTACTTGCGGTAATTGAAGAGTACTATCTTGATGGAAAAAGAGAGAATGATGTTAATTCGCTGAAAAAGGTGGAGTTCAAGGCAAAAAGGGGAAAAATAGAATCAAAATTGCTCAAAAAAGCTATCATGAGCATGGGGACAGTTTTCGATATTTCTGCTTATGTTTCGAGCAAAAGTGAAGCCGAAAAGGTATTTAATGAGGTCTTTGATGAAGTTAACAGGCTCGATAATTTAATGAGCAATTATAAAACAGAGAGTGATCTGTCAGAGATCAATCGAAAGGCGGTATCAGAACCGGTTGCCTGTGACGATGAGCTTGCATACATCATCGAACAATCCATACAGTATGGAGATATCTCAAATGGGGCCTTTGATATAACCATAGGGCCTCTTATGAAGAAGTGGGGGTTTTTTAAGGAGCAGGGAAAGATACCTGACAAGGATGAGTTGGATTCAGTACTCCGGTCGGTATCGTATAAAAATATTCATATTGAAGAAAATTCTAAAAAGTCTTTATTTCGGGGTTCAAACATTGAAAAGGTCATATCATTTAAGAATCCTCACACCCAGGTGGATTTGGGAGGGATTGGAAAGGGGTATGCGGTTGACTCGGCAATGAAGCTGCTTCGCAATAACGGGATAAGATCCGCATTAATAAATTTTGCGGGAAATGTGTACGCCTGCGGTTCGCCGCCCGGAAGGAAATCGTGGATTATCGGTTTGCAACATCCTCGAAACAGTAAGGATATTATCGGTTCTTTTGAGATTACCGATAAGGCAGTTTCCACCTCTGGAGATTACGAAAAATTTTTCACAATAAATGGTCAAAGATATTCTCATATTATTGATCCGAGGACAGGCAGGCCTGTTAAGGGTATTGCAAGTGTTACCATAATCGCAGATAATGCCACCAAAGCCGATGCCCTCTCTACCGGAGTATTCGTCCTGGGTTTGGAGGAGGGTATGAAACTGATTGAAAAACTCCCTGATGTTGAAGGCATTATTGTCTATGAGGATGATAATGAAACCCTGCGAGTCAGGACATCGAGAGGAATGGAAGGGGTTTTTCAAGAATCTCAGAAAGTACCAAGGTCAGACGCGATCATTACAGGTAGCTAG
- a CDS encoding M67 family metallopeptidase: protein MIFIGRDLVNRLVEEAKASYPFECCGILTGSTGAGKVVHEIHPVENRNTERAQDRYEIDSKTFDEIDRKAIAGGLSIIGIYHSHPDHPPTPSDFDKECAYVWTEYSYVIISVNKGVDTEVKSWHLDKKRKVVEEEIEQ, encoded by the coding sequence TTGATTTTCATAGGCAGGGATTTGGTTAACAGGCTAGTGGAAGAGGCAAAAGCTTCTTACCCATTTGAATGCTGTGGTATATTAACGGGCAGCACGGGTGCTGGAAAAGTCGTGCATGAGATCCATCCAGTTGAAAACAGGAATACAGAGAGGGCACAGGATAGGTACGAAATAGACTCAAAAACATTTGATGAGATAGACCGAAAGGCAATCGCGGGTGGGTTAAGCATTATTGGCATCTACCACTCACATCCGGACCACCCCCCGACACCATCGGACTTTGATAAAGAGTGCGCTTACGTATGGACTGAATACTCATACGTAATTATATCAGTGAACAAAGGAGTGGATACCGAAGTTAAATCCTGGCATCTTGACAAAAAGAGAAAAGTGGTTGAGGAAGAGATAGAGCAATAA
- a CDS encoding DsrE/DsrF/DrsH-like family protein: MSEKKFILFLHSGAYDKLYQAIMLAVTAASMGNSVHIFLFFWALRRFVKDELDEITFPADIREEEKRLLEAVPQGSSNMLKEILQEVASMGNMKIYACSGAVKLMELDEELVKSKVDEIIGLPTMLKMAEGAETQLYI; this comes from the coding sequence ATGAGCGAAAAAAAATTTATCCTCTTTCTTCACAGCGGTGCATACGATAAATTGTATCAGGCCATAATGCTGGCGGTAACAGCTGCTTCCATGGGAAACAGTGTCCACATATTTTTATTCTTCTGGGCTCTGCGAAGGTTCGTAAAAGATGAATTGGATGAGATTACGTTTCCCGCTGACATACGGGAGGAAGAGAAGCGTCTGCTGGAAGCCGTTCCACAGGGAAGTTCAAATATGCTTAAGGAAATATTACAGGAAGTGGCCTCAATGGGTAATATGAAAATTTATGCATGCAGCGGGGCGGTAAAGCTGATGGAGCTCGACGAGGAATTGGTAAAAAGTAAGGTGGATGAAATTATAGGTTTGCCCACGATGCTGAAGATGGCCGAGGGTGCTGAAACGCAGCTTTATATTTAG
- a CDS encoding PAS domain-containing protein — translation MFLKRIEQLPRCTLLIIILSALVAEAIGLLIAYQTVTTKTNLVIIAVTIHALLLVPLLFLFVYKPLSAYTNNNLKLNEDFNILKNELFESEQKFRLIAEFSYDCEYWEGLDKSFLYISPSCATITGYSPWEFYQNKELLKEIINPDDLRKWEAYHHGMSKDGEIDSVEFRITTKSGETRWIDHVSRNVYDERGENRGIRGSNRDITKLKLLKKEVKMLKGFLPICASCKNIRDDKGYWNQIESYIRDHSEAEFSHGICPDCAKKLYSELDLYKEK, via the coding sequence ATGTTTCTAAAACGTATTGAGCAACTCCCGAGATGTACGCTTTTAATTATAATTCTTTCTGCACTCGTAGCTGAAGCAATTGGCTTACTTATAGCTTATCAGACAGTAACCACTAAAACAAATCTGGTTATTATTGCCGTAACTATTCATGCACTCCTTTTAGTTCCACTTCTTTTTCTGTTTGTTTATAAACCACTATCAGCCTATACAAATAATAATTTAAAATTAAATGAAGATTTTAATATATTGAAAAATGAGCTATTCGAAAGCGAACAAAAATTTCGTCTAATTGCAGAATTTTCATACGATTGCGAGTATTGGGAAGGTTTAGACAAATCTTTTCTCTATATTTCACCATCCTGTGCGACAATCACTGGTTACTCCCCATGGGAATTTTATCAAAATAAAGAGTTGTTAAAAGAAATTATTAATCCCGATGACCTGAGAAAATGGGAAGCTTACCATCACGGAATGTCAAAAGATGGTGAGATTGATTCCGTTGAATTTCGTATTACAACTAAATCGGGAGAAACCCGTTGGATTGATCACGTCTCTAGAAATGTTTACGATGAAAGAGGTGAGAATCGCGGCATCCGCGGGAGCAATAGAGATATTACCAAACTGAAGCTGTTGAAGAAAGAGGTGAAAATGCTTAAAGGGTTTTTGCCAATTTGCGCATCGTGTAAAAATATCCGTGACGACAAAGGATACTGGAACCAAATTGAGTCATATATCCGAGACCATTCAGAGGCAGAATTCAGTCATGGTATATGCCCAGATTGCGCAAAGAAACTTTATTCTGAATTGGACTTGTACAAAGAAAAATAG